The proteins below come from a single Isoptericola dokdonensis DS-3 genomic window:
- a CDS encoding ATP-dependent DNA helicase — MTSTDSSDAPADDLPGAVELLEAAVGALGGSPREGQSTMAAEVAAAVESGRHLLVQAGTGTGKSLGYLVPAVRHAVGAGERVVVSTATLALQRQVVTRDLPLVVEAVGPRLPRQPHVALLKGWHNYLCRHKVAGGYPDADATLFDLAPDPGPGEGSAAEQHPAPGGGDGGAARLADHVRRLHAWAQESDTGDRDDLVPGVPDRAWRQVSVTSLECLGQRCPLVDDCFAELARRSAREADVVVTNHAMLGIAASGNPNVLPEHGVLVVDEAHELTDRITSSATVDLSGGTVEHAARLARRHGGVGTEGLDAAAQTLAQLLTQVPAERFPLGLPDELRSTVGVVRDEARALLTALKPEANAEPDPGVKMAQSAVQQLFEVTERMTAQDTSADVLWCSRPPADAAWGDGIARLHAAPLAVAGLVREQLLGERTAVLTSATLALGGSFDPVARSLGLGTAAQDTSWRGIDVGSPFDYPRQGICYVAKHLPAPGREPTTQAQLDEIAGLIEAAGGRTLGLFSSRRAATAAAEAMRERLDLPVLCQGDDQLPSLVRTFADDPATSLFGTLSLWQGVDVPGDSCRLVIIDRIPFPRPDDPVKAARARAVEEAGGNGFMQVAAQHAALLLAQGAGRLVRSTADRGVVAVLDPRLVTARYGTFLVRSMPDFWRTTDPGVARAALRRLGV; from the coding sequence GTGACCTCCACCGACTCCTCCGACGCGCCCGCCGACGACCTGCCGGGGGCGGTCGAGCTGCTGGAGGCCGCCGTCGGTGCCCTCGGCGGCTCGCCCCGCGAGGGGCAGTCGACGATGGCGGCCGAGGTGGCAGCCGCCGTGGAGTCCGGGCGGCACCTGCTCGTCCAGGCCGGCACGGGGACCGGCAAGTCGCTCGGCTACCTCGTGCCCGCCGTGCGGCACGCCGTCGGGGCGGGGGAGCGGGTCGTGGTCTCCACGGCCACCCTGGCGCTGCAGCGCCAGGTCGTCACCCGCGATCTGCCCCTCGTCGTGGAGGCCGTCGGCCCGCGGCTGCCGCGCCAGCCGCACGTCGCGCTGCTCAAGGGCTGGCACAACTACCTGTGCCGGCACAAGGTCGCCGGCGGTTACCCGGACGCCGACGCCACCCTGTTCGACCTCGCCCCCGACCCGGGTCCGGGCGAGGGCTCGGCCGCCGAGCAGCACCCCGCCCCCGGCGGTGGCGACGGCGGGGCCGCCCGGCTGGCGGACCACGTGCGCCGGCTGCACGCCTGGGCCCAGGAGTCCGACACCGGCGACCGCGACGACCTCGTGCCCGGCGTCCCCGACCGGGCCTGGCGGCAGGTGTCGGTGACCTCGCTCGAGTGCCTGGGCCAGCGGTGCCCGCTGGTCGACGACTGCTTCGCCGAGCTCGCGCGCCGGTCCGCGCGGGAGGCCGACGTCGTCGTCACCAACCACGCGATGCTGGGTATCGCCGCCTCGGGCAACCCGAACGTGCTGCCCGAGCACGGCGTGCTGGTCGTCGACGAGGCGCACGAGCTCACCGACCGCATCACGTCCTCGGCGACGGTCGACCTGTCCGGCGGGACCGTCGAGCACGCCGCGCGGCTCGCCCGCCGCCACGGCGGCGTCGGCACCGAGGGCCTCGACGCCGCCGCCCAGACGCTCGCCCAGCTGCTCACGCAGGTGCCCGCCGAGCGGTTCCCCCTCGGGCTGCCCGACGAGCTGCGCTCGACCGTCGGTGTCGTGCGCGACGAGGCCCGCGCGCTGCTGACGGCGCTCAAGCCCGAGGCCAACGCGGAGCCGGACCCCGGCGTGAAGATGGCCCAGTCGGCGGTGCAGCAGCTCTTCGAGGTGACCGAACGGATGACCGCGCAGGACACCTCCGCGGACGTGCTCTGGTGCTCCCGGCCGCCCGCCGACGCCGCCTGGGGCGACGGGATCGCCCGCCTGCACGCCGCGCCCCTCGCGGTGGCCGGGCTGGTGCGCGAGCAGCTCCTCGGGGAGCGGACCGCCGTGCTGACCTCCGCCACGCTCGCCCTCGGCGGCAGCTTCGACCCCGTCGCCCGCTCGCTCGGGCTGGGCACCGCCGCGCAGGACACCTCCTGGCGCGGGATCGACGTGGGCAGCCCGTTCGACTACCCCCGCCAGGGGATCTGCTACGTCGCCAAGCACCTGCCCGCCCCGGGGCGCGAGCCCACCACGCAGGCCCAGCTGGACGAGATCGCCGGGCTGATCGAGGCGGCGGGCGGTCGCACCCTCGGGCTGTTCTCGTCCCGGCGGGCCGCCACCGCGGCGGCCGAGGCGATGCGCGAGCGCCTCGACCTGCCCGTCCTCTGCCAGGGGGACGACCAGCTCCCCAGCCTCGTGCGGACCTTCGCGGACGACCCGGCGACCTCGCTCTTCGGCACGCTGTCGCTCTGGCAGGGCGTCGACGTGCCCGGTGACTCCTGCCGCCTCGTCATCATCGACCGCATCCCGTTCCCCCGCCCCGACGACCCCGTCAAGGCGGCCCGGGCCCGCGCCGTCGAGGAGGCCGGCGGCAACGGGTTCATGCAGGTCGCGGCCCAGCACGCGGCGCTGCTGCTCGCCCAGGGCGCCGGTCGGCTCGTGCGCTCCACCGCCGACCGGGGGGTCGTGGCGGTGCTCGACCCGCGCCTGGTCACGGCCCGGTACGGCACGTTCCTCGTGCGCTCCATGCCGGACTTCTGGCGGACCACCGACCCGGGGGTCGCCCGGGCTGCGCTCCGGAGGCTTGGCGTCTAG
- a CDS encoding class I SAM-dependent methyltransferase → MSDHYFTAEPASDAERRRIEVRLAGRTLEVEVAGGIFSPGGVDKGTRVLLEDVPAPPAGDLLDLGCGWGPLALTAALENPATTVWAVDVNRRALDLVRRNAAALGVADRVRACAPDEVPDDVTFAALWSNPPIRVGKAVLHDMLRHWLPRLTPGGGAPGGAWMVVQKNLGSDSLARWIDAELGLSTRRATSSQGFRVLHVTR, encoded by the coding sequence GTGAGCGACCACTACTTCACGGCCGAGCCCGCCTCCGACGCCGAGCGTCGCCGGATCGAGGTCCGGCTCGCCGGTCGCACCCTCGAGGTGGAGGTCGCGGGCGGCATCTTCTCCCCCGGTGGCGTCGACAAGGGCACCCGCGTGCTGCTGGAGGATGTCCCGGCACCCCCGGCGGGCGACCTGCTGGACCTCGGCTGCGGCTGGGGTCCGCTCGCGCTGACGGCTGCCCTGGAGAACCCGGCGACGACGGTCTGGGCGGTCGACGTCAACCGGCGCGCCCTGGACCTGGTGCGACGCAACGCCGCCGCGCTCGGCGTCGCGGACCGCGTGCGCGCCTGCGCCCCCGACGAGGTCCCCGACGACGTCACGTTCGCCGCGCTGTGGTCGAACCCGCCGATCCGCGTGGGCAAGGCGGTGCTGCACGACATGCTCCGGCACTGGTTGCCGCGCCTCACCCCAGGCGGCGGAGCGCCGGGCGGGGCGTGGATGGTCGTCCAGAAGAACCTCGGGTCGGACTCCCTGGCCCGCTGGATCGACGCCGAGCTCGGCCTGAGCACCCGCCGCGCGACGTCGTCCCAGGGCTTCCGCGTGCTGCACGTCACGCGCTGA
- the hflX gene encoding GTPase HflX — translation MTHIPTGPEQPATQSDEPTEQTVAPSRDAQAIADDVVARVLARAGTARSEGGTVHSAHDGDQLDLAERAALRRVANLSTELEDVTEVEYRQLRLEKVVLVGTYPGGEAAAREAEVSLRELAALAETAGSQVLDGILQKRAKPDPGTFLGSGKAADLADVVAATGADTVVVDTELAPSQRRGLEDIVKVKVVDRTALILDIFAQHAKSREGKAQVELAQLEYLLPRLRGWGESMSRQAGGQVGGAGAGMGSRGPGETKIELDRRRIRNRMAKLRREIAAMAPARETKRLDRKRNAIPNVAIAGYTNAGKSSLLNALTDAGVLVENALFATLDPTVRRTRTDDGRVYTLADTVGFVRHLPHQLVEAFRSTLEEVGDAALLLHVVDASHPDPEGQIAAVREVLADIPGVEDVPEVIVLNKADVADPAVIGRVQRRERRTVVVSAHSGEGVAELRALIADELPRPAVEIDLVVPYSRGDLVHRVHENGELTDEEHLAEGTRLRGRVDAALAAELEQVAV, via the coding sequence TTGACCCACATCCCCACCGGTCCCGAGCAGCCCGCCACGCAGTCCGACGAGCCCACCGAGCAGACCGTCGCCCCGTCGCGCGACGCGCAGGCGATCGCCGACGACGTCGTGGCGCGGGTCCTCGCCCGGGCGGGGACGGCGCGCTCCGAGGGCGGGACCGTCCACTCCGCGCACGACGGCGACCAGCTCGACCTCGCCGAGCGTGCCGCCCTGCGACGCGTGGCGAACCTGTCGACCGAGCTGGAGGACGTCACCGAGGTCGAGTACCGCCAGCTCCGGCTGGAGAAGGTCGTGCTCGTCGGCACCTACCCCGGCGGCGAGGCAGCCGCCCGCGAGGCCGAGGTGTCGCTGCGCGAGCTGGCGGCGCTCGCCGAGACCGCCGGCTCCCAGGTGCTCGACGGCATCCTGCAGAAGCGCGCGAAGCCCGACCCGGGCACGTTCCTCGGGTCCGGCAAGGCCGCCGACCTCGCGGACGTCGTCGCCGCCACCGGCGCCGACACCGTCGTCGTCGACACCGAGCTCGCGCCCTCCCAGCGCCGTGGGCTCGAGGACATCGTCAAGGTGAAGGTCGTGGACCGCACCGCGCTGATCCTCGACATCTTCGCCCAGCACGCCAAGTCCCGGGAGGGCAAGGCGCAGGTCGAGCTCGCCCAGCTCGAATACCTCCTGCCGCGCCTGCGCGGGTGGGGCGAGTCGATGTCCCGCCAGGCCGGTGGCCAGGTGGGCGGCGCGGGGGCCGGCATGGGCTCGCGCGGCCCCGGTGAGACGAAGATCGAGCTGGACCGTCGCCGCATCCGCAACCGCATGGCCAAGCTGCGGCGCGAGATCGCCGCGATGGCGCCGGCCCGCGAGACCAAGCGGCTCGACCGCAAGCGCAACGCGATCCCCAACGTCGCCATCGCCGGGTACACCAACGCGGGCAAGTCCTCGCTCCTCAACGCGCTGACGGACGCGGGTGTGCTGGTGGAGAACGCCCTGTTCGCCACGCTCGACCCGACCGTGCGGCGCACCCGCACCGACGACGGCCGCGTCTACACCCTGGCCGACACCGTCGGGTTCGTGCGGCACCTGCCCCACCAGCTCGTCGAGGCCTTCCGCTCCACCCTGGAGGAGGTCGGCGACGCCGCGCTGCTGCTGCACGTCGTCGATGCCTCCCACCCGGACCCGGAGGGGCAGATCGCGGCGGTCCGCGAGGTCCTCGCCGACATCCCCGGCGTGGAGGACGTGCCCGAGGTCATCGTCCTCAACAAGGCCGACGTCGCCGACCCGGCCGTGATCGGCCGGGTGCAGCGCCGCGAGCGGCGCACCGTCGTGGTGTCCGCGCACTCGGGCGAGGGCGTCGCCGAGCTGCGTGCGCTCATCGCCGACGAGCTGCCGCGCCCGGCCGTCGAGATCGACCTCGTCGTCCCGTACTCCCGCGGCGACCTCGTGCACCGGGTGCACGAGAACGGCGAGCTCACCGACGAGGAGCACCTCGCCGAGGGCACGCGCCTGCGCGGGCGCGTGGACGCGGCGCTCGCCGCGGAGCTGGAGCAGGTCGCGGTCTGA
- a CDS encoding YbjN domain-containing protein has product MRFFGSRRTSRTSGPRADDVDLSSTDLEAVLLAGGVGRVTGARPSPVTRERVSAWMDACGFTYFVDSDGDLGGLWHGRLFYFLVLGDEGEVLQVRGQWHREASIERLGEILELCNAWNADHIWPKTYARVRDDGAVVVCAEVTVSLEHGASDTQLGQLLHCGLSTGAMFFEQLDQYFVDPLRTTP; this is encoded by the coding sequence GTGAGGTTCTTCGGGTCGCGCCGCACCAGCCGGACGTCCGGTCCGCGTGCCGACGACGTCGATCTGTCGAGCACCGACCTCGAGGCGGTGCTCCTCGCCGGGGGTGTGGGACGGGTCACCGGAGCGCGCCCCTCGCCAGTCACCCGGGAGCGGGTCAGCGCCTGGATGGACGCCTGCGGATTCACCTACTTCGTCGACTCCGACGGCGACCTCGGCGGGCTGTGGCACGGCCGGCTCTTCTACTTCCTCGTCCTCGGCGACGAGGGCGAGGTCCTCCAGGTGCGCGGGCAGTGGCACCGGGAGGCCAGCATCGAGCGGCTCGGCGAGATCCTCGAGCTGTGCAACGCCTGGAACGCCGACCACATCTGGCCCAAGACGTACGCGCGGGTACGGGACGACGGCGCCGTCGTGGTGTGCGCGGAGGTGACCGTCTCCCTCGAGCACGGCGCGTCCGACACCCAGCTCGGCCAGCTCCTGCACTGCGGGCTGTCCACCGGGGCGATGTTCTTCGAGCAGCTGGACCAGTACTTCGTCGACCCGCTGCGGACGACGCCGTGA
- a CDS encoding YbjN domain-containing protein, with protein sequence MNAHWRRAIEAVRPLGRRRARGDGAPAALPKPLRADRIGDELVRRGYRFRTDDDGDLTGTWDGNRFWFLLLGEDAEILQVRGRWAGNLPESSRSAVLQACNDWNRERLWPKVYVRAEDDGLALYGEVSVDLEHGATDDQIAETLSCGLVTTSQFFASVSTLTDSSGS encoded by the coding sequence GTGAACGCGCACTGGCGCCGGGCGATCGAGGCCGTGCGGCCGCTCGGACGTCGCCGGGCCCGCGGCGACGGGGCGCCGGCGGCCCTGCCGAAGCCGCTGCGCGCCGACCGGATCGGTGACGAGCTCGTGCGGCGCGGCTACCGGTTCCGCACGGACGACGACGGCGACCTCACCGGCACGTGGGACGGCAACCGATTCTGGTTCCTGCTCCTGGGCGAGGACGCGGAGATCCTCCAGGTGCGGGGCCGCTGGGCCGGCAACCTGCCCGAGTCGTCGCGCAGCGCCGTGCTCCAGGCGTGCAACGACTGGAACCGCGAGCGCCTCTGGCCGAAGGTCTACGTGCGGGCCGAGGACGACGGGCTCGCGCTGTACGGCGAGGTCTCGGTCGACCTGGAGCACGGGGCGACGGACGACCAGATCGCCGAGACGTTGTCGTGCGGGCTGGTGACGACGTCGCAGTTCTTCGCGAGCGTCTCGACGCTCACGGACTCCTCGGGTTCCTGA
- the miaA gene encoding tRNA (adenosine(37)-N6)-dimethylallyltransferase MiaA, with product MIVAVVGPTATGKSDLALDLAEALGAPAGAEVVNADAYQLYRGMDVGTAKVPPAERRGVVHHQLDVLDPPEEASVARYQAAARADVDAIAARGARAVVVGGSGLYVRALLDHLDFPGTDPEVRARLEERAEAEGRRALHAELARLDPAAAEAIGPQNTRRIVRALEVIEVTGAPYTANLPRQEYVRPAVQIGLDCGRATLDTRVEGRVARMWDAGLVDEVRALASPAQGGTGGGLGVTAARAVGYAEVLRWFAGECTESEARQAVVANTRRLARKQMGWFGRDPRVHWLDAGADDLAEQALAVVRAADAGDLPAPGSGPVRRSLGS from the coding sequence GTGATCGTCGCCGTCGTGGGACCCACGGCCACCGGGAAGTCCGACCTCGCCCTCGACCTGGCCGAGGCGCTGGGCGCGCCCGCCGGGGCGGAGGTCGTCAACGCCGACGCCTACCAGCTCTACCGGGGCATGGACGTCGGCACGGCGAAGGTCCCGCCCGCCGAGCGGCGTGGCGTCGTCCACCACCAGCTCGACGTGCTCGACCCGCCCGAGGAGGCCTCGGTGGCGCGGTACCAGGCCGCGGCGCGGGCCGACGTCGACGCGATCGCCGCCCGCGGGGCGCGGGCCGTCGTCGTCGGCGGTTCCGGGCTGTACGTCCGCGCCCTGCTCGACCACCTGGACTTCCCCGGCACGGACCCCGAGGTGCGCGCGCGGCTGGAGGAGCGCGCCGAGGCCGAGGGGCGCCGTGCGCTGCACGCCGAGCTGGCCCGGCTCGACCCCGCGGCGGCGGAAGCGATCGGGCCGCAGAACACGCGCCGGATCGTGCGGGCCCTGGAGGTCATCGAGGTCACCGGGGCGCCCTACACGGCGAACCTGCCGCGCCAGGAGTACGTGCGCCCCGCCGTGCAGATCGGTCTCGACTGCGGCCGCGCCACGCTCGACACCCGCGTCGAGGGCCGCGTCGCGCGCATGTGGGACGCCGGGCTCGTCGACGAGGTGCGCGCCCTCGCCTCGCCGGCGCAGGGCGGCACCGGGGGAGGGCTCGGCGTGACCGCGGCCCGCGCCGTCGGGTACGCCGAGGTGCTGCGGTGGTTCGCGGGGGAGTGCACCGAGTCCGAGGCCCGCCAGGCCGTCGTGGCGAACACCCGCCGCCTCGCGCGCAAGCAGATGGGGTGGTTCGGGCGGGACCCGCGGGTGCACTGGCTCGACGCGGGGGCCGACGACCTGGCCGAGCAGGCGCTCGCCGTCGTGCGGGCGGCGGACGCCGGCGACCTCCCGGCGCCGGGCAGCGGGCCCGTCCGCCGTAGTCTGGGCTCATGA
- the dapF gene encoding diaminopimelate epimerase, which produces MTVRFTKGHGTQNDFVLLADTRGDLDLTPEQVRLIADRRGGVGADGVIRLAPTAALARSGEDVADKVLADAPEAIWFMDYRNADGTVAEMCGNGVRVFAAFAESLGLVDLDGGDALVLGTRGGVKRVVKEPGGWYAVDMGPWYLPGGTDAAAAGTDALVRAAGWDAARPGLTVDLGNPHTVVALPRVEDLADLDLTVAPAVEPVPPHGTNVELVVPLGEEPAADGVGTVGRVRMRVHERGVGETRSCGTGACAAALAVRTWAVAGVDDPAAVPTTWFVEVPGGEVRVRLLDDGHVELAGPAELVFSGELDLT; this is translated from the coding sequence ATGACGGTGCGTTTCACCAAGGGCCACGGCACGCAGAACGACTTCGTGCTGCTCGCGGACACCCGCGGCGACCTCGACCTCACGCCCGAGCAGGTGCGGCTGATCGCCGACCGGCGCGGCGGCGTCGGCGCCGACGGCGTCATCCGGCTCGCCCCGACGGCGGCGCTCGCCCGCTCGGGCGAGGACGTGGCGGACAAGGTCCTCGCCGACGCGCCCGAGGCGATCTGGTTCATGGACTACCGCAACGCCGACGGCACGGTCGCCGAGATGTGCGGCAACGGGGTCCGCGTCTTCGCGGCCTTCGCCGAGTCGCTCGGCCTGGTCGACCTCGACGGCGGGGACGCGCTCGTGCTCGGCACCCGTGGGGGCGTCAAGCGCGTCGTCAAGGAGCCCGGCGGCTGGTACGCCGTCGACATGGGTCCCTGGTACCTGCCCGGCGGGACCGATGCCGCCGCCGCCGGCACGGACGCCCTCGTGCGCGCCGCCGGCTGGGACGCGGCACGCCCGGGCCTGACCGTCGACCTCGGCAACCCGCACACCGTCGTCGCGCTGCCCCGCGTCGAGGACCTCGCCGACCTCGACCTCACCGTCGCGCCCGCGGTGGAGCCCGTCCCGCCGCACGGCACCAACGTCGAGCTCGTCGTGCCGCTCGGCGAGGAGCCCGCCGCCGACGGCGTCGGCACCGTCGGGCGCGTGCGCATGCGCGTCCACGAGCGCGGCGTGGGCGAGACCCGGTCCTGCGGCACGGGAGCCTGCGCGGCCGCGCTCGCGGTGCGCACCTGGGCCGTCGCGGGCGTCGACGACCCGGCCGCCGTGCCGACCACCTGGTTCGTCGAGGTCCCCGGCGGCGAGGTCCGCGTCCGCCTGCTCGACGACGGGCACGTGGAGCTCGCCGGACCGGCCGAGCTCGTGTTCAGCGGCGAGCTCGACCTGACGTGA
- the miaB gene encoding tRNA (N6-isopentenyl adenosine(37)-C2)-methylthiotransferase MiaB has translation MSTTLPTPVSDAMPVETPTGERTYVVRTLGCQMNVHDSEHMAGMLEQAGYRRASATQDAADEADVVVINTCAVRENAATRLYGNLGQLASVKAGRPGMQIAVGGCLAQKDRGEIVTKAPWVDVVFGTHNLDALPVLLERARHNEAAQVEIAESLQVFPSTLPTRRESVYAGWVSISVGCNNTCTFCIVPHLRGKERDRRPGEILAEVRALVDAGAVEVTLLGQNVNSYGVEFGDRGAFAKLLRACGEIEGLERVRFTSPHPAAFTDDVIEAMAATGNVMPQLHMPLQSGSDRVLRAMRRSYRSAKFLGILDRVRSVMPDAAITTDIIVGFPGETEEDFAETLRVVEASRFSSAFMFQYSPRPGTPAATMDGHLPKEVVQERFERLLALQERISGEESAAQVGRTVEVLVAEGSGKKDGATHRLSGRARDNRLVHLALPAGVLPDGPLADRPADLADPRLADVPDPRLPRPGDMVTVEVTRSAPHHLIADSAVAGGTYAVRRTRSGDAWVAREKARLGGADDDHGHGAPAPAGPLVLGMPTLRR, from the coding sequence ATGTCCACCACCCTGCCTACCCCCGTGAGCGATGCCATGCCCGTCGAGACCCCCACCGGTGAGCGCACCTACGTCGTGCGCACCCTCGGCTGCCAGATGAACGTGCACGACTCGGAGCACATGGCGGGCATGCTGGAGCAGGCGGGTTACCGCCGCGCGTCGGCCACCCAGGACGCCGCGGACGAGGCCGACGTGGTCGTCATCAACACCTGCGCGGTCCGGGAGAACGCCGCCACGCGCCTCTACGGGAACCTCGGCCAGCTCGCGAGCGTCAAGGCGGGCCGCCCCGGCATGCAGATCGCGGTCGGCGGCTGCCTCGCGCAGAAGGACCGGGGCGAGATCGTCACGAAGGCGCCGTGGGTCGACGTCGTCTTCGGCACGCACAACCTCGACGCGCTGCCGGTGCTGCTGGAGCGCGCGCGGCACAACGAGGCCGCGCAGGTCGAGATCGCCGAGTCGCTGCAGGTGTTCCCGTCGACGCTGCCGACCCGGCGCGAGTCCGTCTATGCCGGGTGGGTCTCCATCTCGGTGGGCTGCAACAACACGTGCACGTTCTGCATCGTGCCGCACCTGCGCGGCAAGGAGCGCGACCGCCGGCCCGGCGAGATCCTCGCGGAGGTCCGGGCGCTCGTCGACGCCGGCGCGGTCGAGGTGACGCTGCTCGGACAGAACGTCAACAGCTACGGCGTCGAGTTCGGTGACCGCGGCGCGTTCGCCAAGCTCCTGCGCGCGTGCGGCGAGATCGAGGGTCTCGAGCGGGTGCGGTTCACGTCGCCGCACCCCGCCGCCTTCACCGACGACGTCATCGAGGCGATGGCCGCCACCGGCAACGTCATGCCGCAGCTCCACATGCCGCTGCAGTCCGGCTCGGACCGGGTGCTCCGCGCCATGCGCCGCAGCTACCGCTCCGCCAAGTTCCTCGGGATCCTCGACCGGGTGCGCTCCGTCATGCCCGACGCCGCGATCACGACCGACATCATCGTGGGCTTCCCCGGGGAGACGGAGGAGGACTTCGCCGAGACGCTGCGCGTCGTCGAGGCGTCCCGCTTCAGCTCGGCGTTCATGTTCCAGTACTCCCCGCGCCCCGGCACGCCCGCCGCGACGATGGACGGGCACCTGCCCAAGGAGGTCGTCCAGGAGCGGTTCGAGCGCCTGCTCGCCCTCCAGGAGCGCATCAGCGGTGAGGAGTCCGCGGCGCAGGTCGGCCGCACGGTCGAGGTGCTCGTCGCCGAGGGCTCCGGCAAGAAGGACGGCGCCACCCACCGGCTCTCCGGCCGCGCGCGGGACAACCGCCTCGTGCACCTGGCGCTGCCCGCGGGCGTGCTGCCCGACGGCCCGCTCGCCGACCGGCCCGCCGACCTCGCCGACCCGCGCCTCGCCGACGTCCCCGACCCGCGCCTGCCCCGGCCCGGCGACATGGTGACCGTCGAGGTGACCCGCTCGGCGCCGCACCACCTCATCGCGGACTCGGCGGTCGCGGGCGGTACCTACGCGGTGCGCCGCACCCGCTCCGGTGACGCCTGGGTCGCCCGGGAGAAGGCCCGCCTCGGCGGCGCCGACGACGACCACGGGCACGGCGCCCCGGCGCCCGCCGGCCCGCTGGTGCTCGGCATGCCGACCCTGCGCCGCTGA